In Nostoc edaphicum CCNP1411, the sequence CCAGGAACGCTGGAACAATTGGCGTTGGCAAATGCGGCATCGGTTGACTAAGCTGGAACACTTTCAGAAGTTATTAAGGCTTAGTGCTACCGAAGAAAAGGGACTTTTAATCGCACCAGAGAAGTTTGCTGTAGCCGTAACCCCATACTTTGCATCACTACTTGATCCAGAAGATCCCCTTTGCCCACTACGGTTACAAGTGATACCACGGCAAGAAGAACTAATAGTTAGTCCAGCAGACATGGTAGATCCATGCGGTGAGGATCACGACACTCCAGTACCAGGACTCGTACACCGCTATCCTGACCGAGTGTTGCTGCTGGCCCTAGATAGTTGCGCTGCTTATTGTCGTTACTGCACCCGCTCTCGTTTGGTGAGCCAAGGTGAGATGTACCCAGTAACGCGGCGGTTGGATGCGATCGCAGCTTACCTGGAGGAACACACCGAGATCCGTGACGTACTAATTTCCGGTGGCGATCCTCTATTGATGGCTGATGAACCTTTAGACAATTTGCTTAGGCGGCTGCGTGCCATTAAGCATATTGAATTTATCCGCATTGGTTCTCGCGTGCCAAGTTTCTTACCGCAGCGAATTACACCAGAACTGGTTGCCTTGCTACGTAAACATCGAGTGTGGCTATCTTTGCACTTTTGTCATGTGCGGGAACTTACCCCAGAAGTCGCACAAGCTTGCGATCGCCTCGCTGATAGTGGCATTCCTCTAGGCAGCCAAACTGTGCTGTTAAAAGGTGTGAATGATTCTGAAAAAGCCCTGAAGAATCTGTTTCATGGTCTTCTTAAGCTGCGTGTGCGACCTTATTATCTTTATCAATGCGACCCTGTTGTTGGCACTGCACATCTGCGAACAAGTGTGCAAACTGGGCTTGATTTAATTTCTAAATTACGTGGTCATACTACTGGCTACGCTGTACCAACCTATGTAATTGATGCCCCTGGTGGTGGTGGCAAAGTCCCAATTCAAGCCGAGACTCTAGTTGCTTATGAGAATGGTACAGCTACAGTGCAAAATTGGGCGGGTAAGACGTACACCTATACAGATCCAGTGGAGTAAGCTATGGGGTTATTCATTGG encodes:
- a CDS encoding KamA family radical SAM protein; the protein is MIKNTTLDPLVTDIRCEEICQILGETYNQERWNNWRWQMRHRLTKLEHFQKLLRLSATEEKGLLIAPEKFAVAVTPYFASLLDPEDPLCPLRLQVIPRQEELIVSPADMVDPCGEDHDTPVPGLVHRYPDRVLLLALDSCAAYCRYCTRSRLVSQGEMYPVTRRLDAIAAYLEEHTEIRDVLISGGDPLLMADEPLDNLLRRLRAIKHIEFIRIGSRVPSFLPQRITPELVALLRKHRVWLSLHFCHVRELTPEVAQACDRLADSGIPLGSQTVLLKGVNDSEKALKNLFHGLLKLRVRPYYLYQCDPVVGTAHLRTSVQTGLDLISKLRGHTTGYAVPTYVIDAPGGGGKVPIQAETLVAYENGTATVQNWAGKTYTYTDPVE